The following coding sequences lie in one Synechococcus sp. PCC 7336 genomic window:
- a CDS encoding tetratricopeptide repeat protein: MKLSKLAIAVLTIALSASCSPQPPAAPTVPTPPTATPQPTPTPVPTPSAEDKAESARQRIRGLELRGRGRMPEAIAALQASVELDPNNLGGHVILGWTLHLSGRETEAIAALQGALARNAEFVPALNALGIVYLVGGNLDAAVATHLAAAALNPANEIAHYNLSLAYQRLQQYDLAADSARQATVLEPGNPHAWVALAIAHWSQNETAAARQAYTRALQLDGRYASSAYLAHLRQAGFSATQVQLSDRVRAAL; encoded by the coding sequence ATGAAGCTCTCGAAGCTGGCGATCGCTGTCTTGACAATCGCCCTCTCGGCCAGTTGCAGCCCTCAACCTCCAGCAGCCCCGACTGTCCCCACTCCTCCAACTGCTACTCCTCAGCCGACTCCCACACCAGTGCCCACACCTAGCGCTGAGGATAAAGCCGAGTCTGCGCGCCAGCGCATCCGAGGATTGGAATTGCGAGGTCGGGGTCGCATGCCAGAGGCGATCGCAGCCTTGCAAGCGAGTGTGGAACTGGACCCCAACAATCTCGGCGGGCATGTCATCTTAGGCTGGACCCTGCATTTGTCAGGGCGCGAGACCGAGGCAATTGCTGCCTTGCAAGGGGCTCTCGCTCGCAATGCCGAGTTTGTGCCCGCCCTCAACGCCCTAGGCATTGTCTATCTCGTCGGCGGGAATCTGGATGCTGCTGTCGCAACCCATCTCGCAGCAGCGGCGTTAAATCCCGCCAACGAAATTGCCCATTACAACTTGAGTTTGGCCTATCAACGCTTGCAGCAATACGATTTGGCCGCTGACAGCGCTCGACAGGCAACAGTATTGGAACCTGGCAATCCCCATGCTTGGGTGGCCTTGGCGATCGCCCATTGGAGCCAGAACGAGACCGCTGCTGCCCGACAGGCATACACCCGAGCCCTGCAGCTAGATGGACGATATGCTAGCAGTGCCTATCTCGCCCACTTGAGACAAGCTGGGTTTAGCGCCACACAAGTACAGTTGAGCGATCGCGTGCGTGCGGCGTTGTAA
- a CDS encoding secondary thiamine-phosphate synthase enzyme YjbQ, with protein sequence MKQYRDSLNIRTSGKSFSPVTSEVAELVEASGIESGICTLFLRHTSASLVIQENADPDVLRDLAAFLARLVPEDGRYTHGMEGPDDMPAHIRTALTSTSEHIPIANGRLMLGTWQGIYVWEHRDRPYTRELLVHAIGE encoded by the coding sequence ATGAAACAGTATCGAGATTCTTTAAATATTCGGACGAGTGGCAAGTCGTTCAGCCCCGTCACCTCAGAAGTCGCAGAATTAGTGGAAGCTTCTGGCATTGAGTCCGGGATCTGTACGCTATTTTTGCGGCATACCTCCGCCAGTTTGGTGATTCAAGAGAATGCCGACCCGGATGTGCTGCGAGATTTAGCTGCGTTTTTAGCCCGCTTGGTGCCTGAAGACGGGCGCTACACTCACGGCATGGAAGGTCCAGACGATATGCCCGCCCATATTCGGACCGCGCTCACCAGCACTTCCGAGCACATCCCTATTGCCAACGGGCGGCTGATGTTGGGTACCTGGCAGGGCATTTATGTTTGGGAACATCGCGATCGCCCCTACACCCGCGAGTTACTCGTTCACGCGATCGGCGAATGA
- a CDS encoding GEVED domain-containing protein — protein sequence MKKFHLPTLFAGLGCDRWRCFRYGSLSLAIAIAMTLSASVALAQRGGGGGGGGGSLSIDFDGASTSTNLILTGDTSLAYYEAALELLQFDTTSTDTSDRSIAFTVTDTDAQTSNTATTTIAIAPASEQAGISVVSNGAIDDGLIEIGDGIDFIFTIRNEGNDPTQFFIPDAPSEIVGGTQSGDIQLIEYDPDGTGTSAIDLTTESIFVTQGGGGEATGTLLNGITGTNNGSFPIGGTLKVRIPVTVAVTSPDEIISVTFGDTDGRTETQNVVYQPGTTLRDLYTVDNSGTTNGDIDGDPINGDAIFHRQEASANFSVTLPLLDFGDAPDTYGTDLLALNSTNLLDINNLIGSIGAIHGVSNGVYLGTIAPDGEVDADTPLDGTGDDNNGIDDEDAFTSSSFSALTATSTSFTLSVPVRNDPTLDLDPDATLLGWIDFDGDGQFQQDEAAIATVSEGMTSVDLTWNNIGGTGPDIQAGNTFARFRITTDILLDILTSLGFDDRATGIAVDGEVEDYPVTIAATIGVPPAIDLDGDDSSGATNSGFETSYTVGGSAIAIVDIDTSDESLDTVITDNDSIQLSGAAIALTNAQTGDAISVDETATSLASLGIALDGASTSSNLVLTGNASLTNYELALELLQFDTTSTNTSDRSITFTVTDTDAQTSNTATTTIAIDTVATAPQLLLVKRITRINGSTAGLDTFVDDTASPQSGDDNNPNWPDSNGTPGDAINDFLRGTIDGGQVEPGDEVEYTIYFLSTGEENAANVNICDLVPAGMTFVPDAYSSNPGNIRGIALGVGSGSAPLADITNVLETFLTNNLDTDEGQFFPPNITPSPDICSAVNDNGAAIVQIGDIPHATAPGDPVDSYGFIRFRARVN from the coding sequence GTGAAAAAGTTCCATTTACCCACCCTTTTTGCCGGACTCGGCTGCGATCGCTGGCGTTGCTTCCGCTACGGTTCGCTCTCGCTGGCGATCGCGATCGCCATGACACTGTCTGCCTCTGTGGCTCTAGCTCAGCGCGGTGGCGGCGGTGGCGGTGGTGGCGGTAGTCTCTCGATCGACTTTGATGGTGCTTCGACTAGCACCAACCTGATTTTGACGGGCGATACGTCTCTAGCGTATTACGAAGCAGCTCTGGAATTGCTCCAGTTCGACACGACTTCAACCGATACGAGCGATCGCTCCATCGCCTTCACGGTCACCGATACGGATGCTCAAACCAGTAATACTGCCACCACCACAATTGCGATCGCACCTGCCTCGGAGCAAGCCGGTATTTCAGTAGTGAGTAATGGCGCGATCGACGACGGTCTAATTGAGATAGGAGACGGCATCGATTTTATTTTTACAATCAGAAATGAAGGGAACGATCCAACCCAGTTCTTTATCCCAGATGCACCTTCGGAAATCGTCGGAGGAACTCAGTCTGGTGACATACAGCTTATTGAATACGATCCAGATGGCACCGGAACTTCAGCTATAGATTTAACTACGGAAAGTATTTTTGTCACTCAAGGCGGTGGAGGAGAAGCGACTGGAACTCTTTTGAATGGGATAACTGGTACTAATAATGGCTCTTTTCCTATAGGTGGGACTCTCAAAGTTAGAATACCTGTCACTGTTGCGGTGACTTCGCCGGATGAAATTATCAGTGTCACATTCGGCGATACTGATGGGCGCACAGAAACTCAGAATGTTGTCTATCAACCGGGAACAACCTTAAGAGACTTATACACAGTTGATAATTCAGGCACAACCAATGGCGATATTGACGGCGATCCAATTAATGGAGATGCAATTTTCCATCGTCAAGAAGCCAGTGCTAATTTTTCAGTGACCTTACCCTTACTAGACTTTGGCGATGCTCCTGACACCTATGGAACAGACTTGCTCGCTCTCAATAGTACTAATTTGCTCGATATTAATAATTTGATTGGATCTATTGGTGCTATTCACGGAGTCTCTAATGGCGTATATCTGGGGACTATCGCTCCTGATGGAGAAGTTGACGCCGATACTCCCTTGGATGGCACTGGGGATGATAATAACGGCATCGACGATGAAGATGCTTTTACTTCCAGTTCTTTTTCTGCACTAACTGCCACCAGCACTAGCTTTACCCTCAGCGTTCCCGTCCGCAACGATCCCACCTTAGATCTCGACCCAGATGCTACTTTACTGGGCTGGATTGACTTTGACGGCGATGGTCAATTTCAACAAGATGAAGCGGCAATTGCTACTGTCAGTGAAGGAATGACCAGCGTAGATTTAACCTGGAATAATATTGGCGGTACGGGTCCAGATATTCAGGCAGGAAATACTTTTGCTCGATTCCGCATTACAACCGATATTCTCCTAGATATATTAACCAGTTTAGGTTTTGACGATCGAGCCACAGGGATTGCCGTTGACGGTGAAGTAGAAGATTATCCAGTCACGATTGCAGCCACTATTGGAGTTCCGCCCGCCATCGACCTAGACGGAGATGATAGCTCGGGAGCAACCAATAGCGGTTTCGAGACCAGTTATACCGTTGGCGGTTCGGCGATCGCCATTGTCGATATCGACACTAGTGACGAAAGCCTCGATACCGTTATTACAGATAACGACAGTATCCAACTTTCCGGTGCCGCGATCGCGTTAACCAACGCTCAGACTGGCGATGCCATTTCGGTCGATGAGACCGCTACTAGCTTGGCTTCATTGGGAATTGCCCTCGATGGTGCTTCGACAAGCAGCAACTTGGTTTTGACGGGCAATGCATCTCTGACAAATTACGAGTTAGCTCTGGAATTGCTCCAGTTCGACACGACTTCGACCAATACGAGCGATCGCTCCATTACCTTCACCGTTACCGATACGGATGCTCAAACCAGCAATACTGCCACCACCACAATTGCGATCGACACTGTTGCTACTGCTCCCCAGCTTCTATTAGTCAAACGCATCACTCGCATTAACGGCAGCACAGCAGGCTTGGATACGTTTGTGGACGATACCGCTAGCCCCCAAAGTGGTGACGACAACAACCCTAACTGGCCCGACTCAAATGGCACGCCAGGAGATGCAATTAACGATTTTCTCAGAGGGACCATTGATGGCGGGCAAGTGGAACCGGGCGATGAAGTCGAATACACCATCTACTTCCTGTCTACTGGCGAGGAAAATGCCGCTAACGTCAACATCTGCGATCTCGTCCCTGCCGGAATGACCTTTGTTCCAGATGCTTACAGCAGCAATCCCGGCAATATTCGAGGAATTGCTCTGGGGGTCGGCAGCGGGAGCGCTCCCCTTGCCGACATTACCAATGTTTTAGAAACATTCCTGACCAACAACCTCGATACCGACGAAGGGCAATTTTTTCCGCCCAACATCACGCCATCCCCAGATATCTGTAGTGCCGTCAACGACAACGGTGCTGCGATCGTTCAAATTGGCGATATCCCCCATGCAACAGCACCTGGCGATCCAGTCGATTCCTACGGCTTCATTCGCTTCCGCGCCAGAGTAAATTAA